From the genome of Solidesulfovibrio magneticus RS-1:
CCACGGCACGGAGCAGACTCACACAGGGAGGCAAAAGCCCATGGGAATCATACTTGCCGTGTCCAATAACAAAGGGGGAGTCGGGAAATCCACCACCACGGCGAACCTGGCCCATGCCCTTTCCGCCCGCAAAAAACGTGTCCTGATCGTGGACGCCGACAGCCAATGCAACCTCACCAGCACCTTTCTGGGCAGCCCCTGGGGCGGCAACAGCCTGCTGGAGCTGCTCGACGGCGACGGTGTCCCGGCGGAAGCCTGCATCATCCCCGCCCCTGACTACGAACGCCTCCACGTGCTGCCCAACAAGACCGACAGCGCCGCCCTGGAGCCGGCCCTGGCCCGCCGCGAGGACTACGGCTGGTACATGCTGCGCGACCGACTGCGCCTCCACGCCGCCAAAACTTTCGATTTTACCCTCATCGACTGCCCGCCCAACCTCGGCCTGTTCTCCATCCAGGCCATGATCGCGTCCGATTTCATCCTCGTGCCTGTCGAGGCCGGCAGCCGCTACGCCATGGACGGCCTGGACCGCACCATCGAAACCATCGGCGGCATCGCCCAGGCCGACCCGGACAACCCCTCTGGTCGTTTCTTGCGCCTTCTCATCAACAAGGCCGACCGCCGCACCGCTGTCAGCAAGGTGACCATCGAACAGATCCAGCAGAGCTACCCCGGGAGAGTGTTTTCCACGATCATCCCGGTCAATACCGACATTCAGCAATCCGAAATGCTGAGCAAGACCGTTTTGCGCCACGCCTCGAAAAGCCCCGGCGCCCAGGCCTATAGGTCCCTGGCCACGGAACTGCTCGGCATC
Proteins encoded in this window:
- a CDS encoding ParA family protein → MGIILAVSNNKGGVGKSTTTANLAHALSARKKRVLIVDADSQCNLTSTFLGSPWGGNSLLELLDGDGVPAEACIIPAPDYERLHVLPNKTDSAALEPALARREDYGWYMLRDRLRLHAAKTFDFTLIDCPPNLGLFSIQAMIASDFILVPVEAGSRYAMDGLDRTIETIGGIAQADPDNPSGRFLRLLINKADRRTAVSKVTIEQIQQSYPGRVFSTIIPVNTDIQQSEMLSKTVLRHASKSPGAQAYRSLATELLGILSQ